Proteins encoded within one genomic window of Brachybacterium sp. P6-10-X1:
- a CDS encoding DUF6270 domain-containing protein: MNDQPAEEAPARVVIYGSCVARDTVDLAGGARLDVVAYIARQSLLSEDHDASAWFPTETSIDSDFQRRMMTGDFAGNLTERLTEVADRTDVLLWDLVDERHGVHEFADGGVVTRSIDLVRVPEVLSVVEGARHIEFGTDEHFALWSPRAERLRGTLEGLGLFEKTVVLQVPWALVTVDGRHTPRSMGTSAVEANEAYLRYYERLRELGFTLLELQPLGVLADPEHRWGLAPFHYTQDVYEEIVQRVLAQLPTR; encoded by the coding sequence GTGAACGATCAGCCTGCCGAGGAGGCGCCCGCCCGCGTCGTCATCTACGGCAGCTGCGTCGCGCGGGACACCGTCGACCTGGCCGGCGGCGCCCGCCTCGACGTCGTCGCCTACATCGCCCGCCAGTCCCTGCTGTCCGAGGACCACGACGCCTCCGCGTGGTTCCCCACGGAGACGTCGATCGACTCCGACTTCCAGCGCCGCATGATGACCGGCGACTTCGCCGGCAACCTGACCGAGCGCCTCACCGAGGTGGCGGACCGGACCGACGTCCTGCTGTGGGACCTCGTCGACGAGCGCCACGGGGTGCACGAGTTCGCCGACGGAGGGGTCGTCACCCGCAGCATCGACCTGGTGCGCGTGCCCGAGGTGCTCTCCGTCGTCGAGGGTGCCCGCCACATCGAGTTCGGCACCGACGAGCACTTCGCCCTGTGGTCCCCGCGCGCCGAGCGGCTGCGCGGGACCCTCGAGGGCCTGGGCCTGTTCGAGAAGACCGTGGTGCTGCAGGTGCCGTGGGCGCTGGTCACCGTCGACGGCCGCCACACCCCGCGCAGCATGGGCACTTCCGCCGTCGAGGCCAACGAGGCCTACCTGCGCTACTACGAGCGCCTGCGCGAGCTCGGGTTCACCCTGCTGGAGCTGCAGCCGCTCGGCGTGCTGGCCGACCCGGAGCACCGCTGGGGCCTGGCGCCATTCCACTACACACAGGACGTGTACGAGGAGATCGTCCAGCGGGTGCTGGCGCAGCTCCCGACCCGGTGA
- a CDS encoding glycosyltransferase — protein sequence MPAQSSSRLQTLRTGLWHLRTGGVSQLRTWNRRRRTVSYGVGDGLGSKNAEGQLSFPPAALRERTPHLEGLRVAVILDDFSMLAWSYEFETVAVTPTTWREQLAEDPVDLLLVESAWHGNKDAWQYQLTGSKAPTAPLRELVAHCREQGIPSVFWNKEDPPHFEDFLETARLFDQVFTTDVTLLPRYREELGHENIAVLPFAAQSAVHNPIRPKHGHQVRDVAFAGMYFAHKFPERREQMDMLLGGALDASARMDTGLEIFSRFLGDDERYQFPGALADRVVGALSYDRMLTAYKAYKVFLNVNSVVTSPSMCARRIFEITASGTPVVTAPSPAIGEFFTDEEVPVVAEREDAAHVVRALARSPELRDRTVHLAQRRIWHEHTYTHRARQVLDTVGLGERAGTAGLPGGAGLPSVSIMAATNRPEQLDHLVSQVARQTGVERQLLLITHGFTSPTATAERARELGVENVVVLEAPGTWSLGTCLNAAVDRADGQVLSKMDDDDLYGAFYLHDLLRAREFAAADVVGKHAHYMHVAGSDATLLRFPWMEHRFTDRVMGPTITAGREVFTAHPFADVSRGEDTGFLDAVAGAGGRIYSADRFNFTQMRRGEAGGHAWSASDREILATGDVAWFGLNEQHVMI from the coding sequence ATGCCTGCGCAGTCCTCGTCCCGCCTGCAGACCCTCCGCACCGGACTGTGGCACCTGCGCACCGGCGGGGTCTCGCAGCTGCGCACGTGGAATCGACGCCGCCGCACCGTCTCCTACGGGGTCGGCGACGGTCTGGGCAGCAAGAACGCCGAAGGTCAGCTCTCCTTCCCGCCTGCGGCCCTGCGCGAGCGCACCCCGCATCTGGAGGGTCTGCGGGTCGCGGTGATCCTCGATGACTTCTCGATGCTGGCCTGGAGCTACGAGTTCGAGACGGTCGCGGTCACGCCGACGACGTGGCGCGAGCAGCTCGCCGAGGACCCCGTGGATCTGCTGCTGGTGGAGTCGGCCTGGCACGGGAACAAGGACGCCTGGCAGTATCAGCTGACCGGTTCGAAGGCGCCGACGGCGCCGTTGCGCGAGCTGGTTGCCCACTGCCGGGAGCAGGGGATCCCCTCGGTGTTCTGGAACAAGGAGGATCCGCCGCACTTCGAGGACTTCCTGGAGACCGCCCGCCTGTTCGACCAGGTGTTCACCACGGACGTGACGCTCCTGCCGCGCTACCGCGAGGAGCTGGGGCACGAGAACATCGCCGTCCTCCCCTTCGCGGCGCAGTCCGCGGTGCACAACCCGATCCGCCCGAAGCACGGCCACCAGGTACGCGATGTCGCCTTCGCCGGCATGTACTTCGCGCACAAGTTCCCCGAGCGCCGCGAGCAGATGGACATGCTCCTCGGCGGAGCGCTGGACGCCTCCGCGAGGATGGACACGGGCCTGGAGATCTTCTCCCGCTTCCTCGGCGATGACGAGCGCTACCAGTTCCCCGGCGCCCTGGCCGATCGCGTCGTCGGCGCGCTGAGCTATGACCGGATGCTCACCGCGTACAAGGCGTACAAGGTGTTCCTCAACGTGAACTCCGTGGTCACCAGTCCCTCGATGTGCGCCCGGCGCATCTTCGAGATCACCGCCTCCGGCACCCCCGTGGTCACGGCCCCCTCCCCCGCCATCGGCGAGTTCTTCACCGACGAGGAGGTGCCCGTGGTCGCCGAGCGCGAGGATGCCGCCCACGTGGTGCGGGCGCTGGCCCGCTCCCCCGAGCTGCGTGACCGCACCGTGCACCTCGCCCAGCGCCGCATCTGGCACGAGCACACCTACACCCACCGCGCCCGTCAGGTGCTGGACACCGTGGGTCTCGGCGAGAGGGCCGGGACGGCGGGGCTTCCCGGCGGGGCGGGCCTGCCCAGTGTCAGCATCATGGCGGCGACCAACCGCCCCGAGCAGCTCGATCACCTGGTCTCCCAGGTGGCCCGCCAGACCGGCGTGGAGCGCCAGCTGCTGCTGATCACCCACGGCTTCACCTCCCCCACCGCGACGGCCGAGCGGGCCCGCGAGCTCGGGGTGGAGAACGTGGTGGTGCTCGAGGCGCCCGGCACGTGGAGCCTCGGGACCTGTTTGAACGCCGCGGTCGATCGGGCCGACGGGCAGGTGCTGTCGAAGATGGACGACGACGATCTCTACGGCGCCTTCTACCTCCACGATCTGCTGCGGGCCCGCGAGTTCGCGGCGGCCGACGTGGTCGGCAAGCACGCCCACTACATGCATGTGGCCGGATCCGACGCGACGCTGCTGCGCTTCCCCTGGATGGAGCACCGCTTCACCGATCGCGTGATGGGCCCGACGATCACGGCCGGCCGCGAGGTGTTCACCGCCCACCCCTTCGCCGACGTCTCCCGCGGGGAGGACACCGGCTTCCTCGACGCCGTCGCCGGGGCCGGCGGCCGCATCTACTCCGCCGACCGCTTCAACTTCACCCAGATGCGCCGCGGGGAGGCGGGCGGGCACGCCTGGTCCGCGAGCGACCGGGAGATCCTGGCGACCGGTGACGTGGCCTGGTTCGGGCTGAACGAGCAGCACGTGATGATCTGA